Proteins co-encoded in one Arachis hypogaea cultivar Tifrunner chromosome 13, arahy.Tifrunner.gnm2.J5K5, whole genome shotgun sequence genomic window:
- the LOC112733428 gene encoding protein STRUBBELIG-RECEPTOR FAMILY 3 isoform X2, which produces MACANLALHFRILIMSVMIFAATFCVGDTDPLDVAAINSLYVALGSPPLQGWKPTGGDPCVEQWQGVSCVFSNITALQLGSMNLSGQLGSNLDFPSIIEMDISNNSIGGTIPSTLPSTLKRLSLSENKLNGSIPDALSMLIQLTELNLSGNNLSGQLPPSIVNLSSLTTLHLQNNQLGGTLFVLEDLPLQNLNIENNLFSGPIPPKLLTIPEFRKDGNPFNTTIIHSPPAAAPSPEAMVPSPSPTPSTEKSHGKGAKSPSMTMKAPTPLITRSSFEVKNMVWWIAGFGIIIFIALGICLFMCWYCKRRPRSKNYEEHKDMDVYIDEEKGQGSKLPPLQQALPHPLPIISGENFISPAKSTKVIEGGKQIITSSIRVYSVALLQQYTDSFSQENYIGEGTLGPLYKGELPDGKLLAVRKLNASMVQNHEQFLQLVFSISKIQHPNIVKLLGYCTEHSQWLLVYEYCSNGTLHDALHTDDNTRVKLSWNERIQVSLGAARALQYLHENFQPPVVQRNFRSSNVLLNDKMEVCVSDCGLGSLLSSEQVVTAQGYDAPEFESGSYTQKSDVFSFGVVMLELLTGRKAFDRWRPRGEQSVVRWAVPQLHDIDALSEMVDPSLNGAYPPPPMKSLSRFADVISSCLQHEPEFRPAMSEIVQDLLRITSSLG; this is translated from the exons ATGGCTTGTGCAAATTTGGCATTGCATTTTCGAATTCTCATCATGTCAGTGATGATTTTTGCAGCTACTTTCTGTGTTGGAGACACTGACCCCCTTGATG TTGCAGCAATCAATAGCTTATATGTAGCACTAGGATCACCTCCCCTTCAAGGGTGGAAACCTACAGGAGGAGATCCATGTGTGGAACAGTGGCAAGGTGTCAGCTGTGTCTTCTCCAATATAACTGCTTT ACAACTTGGAAGCATGAATTTGAGTGGACAGCTTGGAAGTAATTTGGATTTTCCATCCATCATAGAAAT GGATATTAGCAACAACAGCATTGGAGGGACCATTCCATCCACTCTGCCATCTACTTTGAAGAGATT GTCTCTTTCGGAGAATAAGTTAAATGGAAGCATTCCGGATGCCTTATCCATGTTAATTCAACTAACAGAATT GAATCTGTCAGGTAACAACTTGAGTGGTCAGCTACCTCCCTCGATTGTGAATTTATCATCTCTTACTACATT ACACTTGCAGAACAATCAACTTGGTGGAACCCTTTTTGTTTTGGAGGACCTCCCTCTTCAGAATCT GAATATAGAGAACAATCTATTCTCTGGGCCGATTCCTCCAAAGTTGTTGACTATTCCTGAATTCAG AAAAGATGGGAATCCCTTTAATACTACTATTATTCACTCACCTCCAGCTGCAGCTCCTTCACCTGAAGCCATGGTTCCTTCTCCTTCCCCTACTCCTTCCACTGAAAAGTCACATGGTAAAGGGGCAAAAAGTCCCTCAATGACCATGAAAGCTCCAACACCTTTGATTACTAGGAGTTCCTTTGAAGTTAAGAACATGGTTTGGTGGATTGCTGGTTTTGGGATCATAATATTTATTGCGTTAGGAATTTGCCTTTTTATGTGTTGGTACTGTAAGAGAAGACCAAGGAGCAAGAATTATGAGGAACATAAAGACATGGATGTTTATATTGATGAGGAGAAAG GACAGGGCTCAAAACTTCCACCGCTGCAACAAGCACTGCCACATCCTCTCCCAATAATTTCTGGAGAGAATTTCATCAGTCCAGCTAAATCCACCAAAGTAATTGAAGGTGGAAAACAAATTATAACCAGTTCCATCAGGGTTTATTCTGTTGCATTGCTTCAGCAGTACACAGATAGTTTTTCACAAGAAAACTATATAGGAGAAGGCACACTTGGCCCTCTTTATAAGGGTGAGCTCCCTGATGGAAAG TTGCTGGCTGTGAGGAAGCTGAATGCTTCCATGGTGCAGAATCATGAGCAGTTTCTTCAATTAGTATTCAGTATCTCCAAAATTCAACATCCAAACATTGTAAAACTTTTAGGCTACTGCACCGAGCACAGCCAATGGCTACTTGTGTATGAGTATTGCAGCAATGGAACCCTTCATGATGCATTGCATACTGATGATAACACTCGCGTTAAACTTTCATGGAACGAAAGAATCCAGGTGTCACTCGGAGCTGCTAGAGCTTTACA GTATCTGCATGAGAACTTCCAGCCACCTGTTGTGCAGCGAAATTTTCGATCTTCTAACGTTCTCCTGAATGACAAGATGGAAGTGTGTGTCTCTGACTGTGGATTAGGTTCTTTACTATCTTCAGAGCAGGTCGTGACGGCTCAGGGCTATGATGCTCCAGAGTTTGAATCAGGGAGTTATACACAAAAGAGTGATGTATTCAGTTTTGGAGTTGTGATGCTAGAACTCCTAACCGGGCGAAAAGCCTTTGACAG GTGGCGGCCTCGGGGAGAGCAATCTGTGGTGAGATGGGCAGTGCCTCAGCTGCATGACATTGATGCATTGTCTGAAATGGTAGATCCCTCCTTGAACGGAGCCTACCCTCCTCCTCCTATGAAATCCTTGTCACGTTTTGCTGATGTTATTTCTTCATGTTTACAG CATGAACCTGAATTCCGACCTGCAATGTCTGAAATCGTTCAAGATCTCTTGCGAATCACGTCAAGTCTTGGATGA
- the LOC112733428 gene encoding protein STRUBBELIG-RECEPTOR FAMILY 3 isoform X3 encodes MNLSGQLGSNLDFPSIIEMDISNNSIGGTIPSTLPSTLKRLSLSENKLNGSIPDALSMLIQLTELSLNNNHLTGQIPDVFLQFTSLTNMNLSGNNLSGQLPPSIVNLSSLTTLHLQNNQLGGTLFVLEDLPLQNLNIENNLFSGPIPPKLLTIPEFRKDGNPFNTTIIHSPPAAAPSPEAMVPSPSPTPSTEKSHGKGAKSPSMTMKAPTPLITRSSFEVKNMVWWIAGFGIIIFIALGICLFMCWYCKRRPRSKNYEEHKDMDVYIDEEKGQGSKLPPLQQALPHPLPIISGENFISPAKSTKVIEGGKQIITSSIRVYSVALLQQYTDSFSQENYIGEGTLGPLYKGELPDGKLLAVRKLNASMVQNHEQFLQLVFSISKIQHPNIVKLLGYCTEHSQWLLVYEYCSNGTLHDALHTDDNTRVKLSWNERIQVSLGAARALQYLHENFQPPVVQRNFRSSNVLLNDKMEVCVSDCGLGSLLSSEQVVTAQGYDAPEFESGSYTQKSDVFSFGVVMLELLTGRKAFDRWRPRGEQSVVRWAVPQLHDIDALSEMVDPSLNGAYPPPPMKSLSRFADVISSCLQHEPEFRPAMSEIVQDLLRITSSLG; translated from the exons ATGAATTTGAGTGGACAGCTTGGAAGTAATTTGGATTTTCCATCCATCATAGAAAT GGATATTAGCAACAACAGCATTGGAGGGACCATTCCATCCACTCTGCCATCTACTTTGAAGAGATT GTCTCTTTCGGAGAATAAGTTAAATGGAAGCATTCCGGATGCCTTATCCATGTTAATTCAACTAACAGAATT GTCATTAAACAATAACCATCTAACTGGACAAATCCCAGATGTGTTTCTACAATTCACCAGTTTGACAAATAT GAATCTGTCAGGTAACAACTTGAGTGGTCAGCTACCTCCCTCGATTGTGAATTTATCATCTCTTACTACATT ACACTTGCAGAACAATCAACTTGGTGGAACCCTTTTTGTTTTGGAGGACCTCCCTCTTCAGAATCT GAATATAGAGAACAATCTATTCTCTGGGCCGATTCCTCCAAAGTTGTTGACTATTCCTGAATTCAG AAAAGATGGGAATCCCTTTAATACTACTATTATTCACTCACCTCCAGCTGCAGCTCCTTCACCTGAAGCCATGGTTCCTTCTCCTTCCCCTACTCCTTCCACTGAAAAGTCACATGGTAAAGGGGCAAAAAGTCCCTCAATGACCATGAAAGCTCCAACACCTTTGATTACTAGGAGTTCCTTTGAAGTTAAGAACATGGTTTGGTGGATTGCTGGTTTTGGGATCATAATATTTATTGCGTTAGGAATTTGCCTTTTTATGTGTTGGTACTGTAAGAGAAGACCAAGGAGCAAGAATTATGAGGAACATAAAGACATGGATGTTTATATTGATGAGGAGAAAG GACAGGGCTCAAAACTTCCACCGCTGCAACAAGCACTGCCACATCCTCTCCCAATAATTTCTGGAGAGAATTTCATCAGTCCAGCTAAATCCACCAAAGTAATTGAAGGTGGAAAACAAATTATAACCAGTTCCATCAGGGTTTATTCTGTTGCATTGCTTCAGCAGTACACAGATAGTTTTTCACAAGAAAACTATATAGGAGAAGGCACACTTGGCCCTCTTTATAAGGGTGAGCTCCCTGATGGAAAG TTGCTGGCTGTGAGGAAGCTGAATGCTTCCATGGTGCAGAATCATGAGCAGTTTCTTCAATTAGTATTCAGTATCTCCAAAATTCAACATCCAAACATTGTAAAACTTTTAGGCTACTGCACCGAGCACAGCCAATGGCTACTTGTGTATGAGTATTGCAGCAATGGAACCCTTCATGATGCATTGCATACTGATGATAACACTCGCGTTAAACTTTCATGGAACGAAAGAATCCAGGTGTCACTCGGAGCTGCTAGAGCTTTACA GTATCTGCATGAGAACTTCCAGCCACCTGTTGTGCAGCGAAATTTTCGATCTTCTAACGTTCTCCTGAATGACAAGATGGAAGTGTGTGTCTCTGACTGTGGATTAGGTTCTTTACTATCTTCAGAGCAGGTCGTGACGGCTCAGGGCTATGATGCTCCAGAGTTTGAATCAGGGAGTTATACACAAAAGAGTGATGTATTCAGTTTTGGAGTTGTGATGCTAGAACTCCTAACCGGGCGAAAAGCCTTTGACAG GTGGCGGCCTCGGGGAGAGCAATCTGTGGTGAGATGGGCAGTGCCTCAGCTGCATGACATTGATGCATTGTCTGAAATGGTAGATCCCTCCTTGAACGGAGCCTACCCTCCTCCTCCTATGAAATCCTTGTCACGTTTTGCTGATGTTATTTCTTCATGTTTACAG CATGAACCTGAATTCCGACCTGCAATGTCTGAAATCGTTCAAGATCTCTTGCGAATCACGTCAAGTCTTGGATGA
- the LOC112733428 gene encoding protein STRUBBELIG-RECEPTOR FAMILY 3 isoform X1, giving the protein MACANLALHFRILIMSVMIFAATFCVGDTDPLDVAAINSLYVALGSPPLQGWKPTGGDPCVEQWQGVSCVFSNITALQLGSMNLSGQLGSNLDFPSIIEMDISNNSIGGTIPSTLPSTLKRLSLSENKLNGSIPDALSMLIQLTELSLNNNHLTGQIPDVFLQFTSLTNMNLSGNNLSGQLPPSIVNLSSLTTLHLQNNQLGGTLFVLEDLPLQNLNIENNLFSGPIPPKLLTIPEFRKDGNPFNTTIIHSPPAAAPSPEAMVPSPSPTPSTEKSHGKGAKSPSMTMKAPTPLITRSSFEVKNMVWWIAGFGIIIFIALGICLFMCWYCKRRPRSKNYEEHKDMDVYIDEEKGQGSKLPPLQQALPHPLPIISGENFISPAKSTKVIEGGKQIITSSIRVYSVALLQQYTDSFSQENYIGEGTLGPLYKGELPDGKLLAVRKLNASMVQNHEQFLQLVFSISKIQHPNIVKLLGYCTEHSQWLLVYEYCSNGTLHDALHTDDNTRVKLSWNERIQVSLGAARALQYLHENFQPPVVQRNFRSSNVLLNDKMEVCVSDCGLGSLLSSEQVVTAQGYDAPEFESGSYTQKSDVFSFGVVMLELLTGRKAFDRWRPRGEQSVVRWAVPQLHDIDALSEMVDPSLNGAYPPPPMKSLSRFADVISSCLQHEPEFRPAMSEIVQDLLRITSSLG; this is encoded by the exons ATGGCTTGTGCAAATTTGGCATTGCATTTTCGAATTCTCATCATGTCAGTGATGATTTTTGCAGCTACTTTCTGTGTTGGAGACACTGACCCCCTTGATG TTGCAGCAATCAATAGCTTATATGTAGCACTAGGATCACCTCCCCTTCAAGGGTGGAAACCTACAGGAGGAGATCCATGTGTGGAACAGTGGCAAGGTGTCAGCTGTGTCTTCTCCAATATAACTGCTTT ACAACTTGGAAGCATGAATTTGAGTGGACAGCTTGGAAGTAATTTGGATTTTCCATCCATCATAGAAAT GGATATTAGCAACAACAGCATTGGAGGGACCATTCCATCCACTCTGCCATCTACTTTGAAGAGATT GTCTCTTTCGGAGAATAAGTTAAATGGAAGCATTCCGGATGCCTTATCCATGTTAATTCAACTAACAGAATT GTCATTAAACAATAACCATCTAACTGGACAAATCCCAGATGTGTTTCTACAATTCACCAGTTTGACAAATAT GAATCTGTCAGGTAACAACTTGAGTGGTCAGCTACCTCCCTCGATTGTGAATTTATCATCTCTTACTACATT ACACTTGCAGAACAATCAACTTGGTGGAACCCTTTTTGTTTTGGAGGACCTCCCTCTTCAGAATCT GAATATAGAGAACAATCTATTCTCTGGGCCGATTCCTCCAAAGTTGTTGACTATTCCTGAATTCAG AAAAGATGGGAATCCCTTTAATACTACTATTATTCACTCACCTCCAGCTGCAGCTCCTTCACCTGAAGCCATGGTTCCTTCTCCTTCCCCTACTCCTTCCACTGAAAAGTCACATGGTAAAGGGGCAAAAAGTCCCTCAATGACCATGAAAGCTCCAACACCTTTGATTACTAGGAGTTCCTTTGAAGTTAAGAACATGGTTTGGTGGATTGCTGGTTTTGGGATCATAATATTTATTGCGTTAGGAATTTGCCTTTTTATGTGTTGGTACTGTAAGAGAAGACCAAGGAGCAAGAATTATGAGGAACATAAAGACATGGATGTTTATATTGATGAGGAGAAAG GACAGGGCTCAAAACTTCCACCGCTGCAACAAGCACTGCCACATCCTCTCCCAATAATTTCTGGAGAGAATTTCATCAGTCCAGCTAAATCCACCAAAGTAATTGAAGGTGGAAAACAAATTATAACCAGTTCCATCAGGGTTTATTCTGTTGCATTGCTTCAGCAGTACACAGATAGTTTTTCACAAGAAAACTATATAGGAGAAGGCACACTTGGCCCTCTTTATAAGGGTGAGCTCCCTGATGGAAAG TTGCTGGCTGTGAGGAAGCTGAATGCTTCCATGGTGCAGAATCATGAGCAGTTTCTTCAATTAGTATTCAGTATCTCCAAAATTCAACATCCAAACATTGTAAAACTTTTAGGCTACTGCACCGAGCACAGCCAATGGCTACTTGTGTATGAGTATTGCAGCAATGGAACCCTTCATGATGCATTGCATACTGATGATAACACTCGCGTTAAACTTTCATGGAACGAAAGAATCCAGGTGTCACTCGGAGCTGCTAGAGCTTTACA GTATCTGCATGAGAACTTCCAGCCACCTGTTGTGCAGCGAAATTTTCGATCTTCTAACGTTCTCCTGAATGACAAGATGGAAGTGTGTGTCTCTGACTGTGGATTAGGTTCTTTACTATCTTCAGAGCAGGTCGTGACGGCTCAGGGCTATGATGCTCCAGAGTTTGAATCAGGGAGTTATACACAAAAGAGTGATGTATTCAGTTTTGGAGTTGTGATGCTAGAACTCCTAACCGGGCGAAAAGCCTTTGACAG GTGGCGGCCTCGGGGAGAGCAATCTGTGGTGAGATGGGCAGTGCCTCAGCTGCATGACATTGATGCATTGTCTGAAATGGTAGATCCCTCCTTGAACGGAGCCTACCCTCCTCCTCCTATGAAATCCTTGTCACGTTTTGCTGATGTTATTTCTTCATGTTTACAG CATGAACCTGAATTCCGACCTGCAATGTCTGAAATCGTTCAAGATCTCTTGCGAATCACGTCAAGTCTTGGATGA